A genomic stretch from Balaenoptera musculus isolate JJ_BM4_2016_0621 chromosome 9, mBalMus1.pri.v3, whole genome shotgun sequence includes:
- the PODXL gene encoding podocalyxin gives MRSALVLSAFLLLLPLSLSQDEVKPVGETAAEESKPDTLPPSSAQSTVKQSTVPPSTDKSVTALETKGGTPTTPNTSRAAPPSAQQSTTAAASGKDEKPATGNSAVTTKDSKDSTTTPTTVSTKPETTSSQSGIKSNSAKSGTQSSHSVTTSSVITKEGNPAASDLPNVGTTSVITPALPSLPTPASTHQPSTVPVTSVPVTSEPAGSSSEGPNKITAATSLGTMAGPTFTTQGTLTTLTPWVTSQGTQHTSSKTPAVTGTSGALQPTGSSSGPGTTSPARGPTSSITHLESTAPQGSSIPSPTSVIPAGVGQIQCDSPEKLNEKMLVLNISKTDVSKTNICNATASNDKLVTLLCRAAKASFNPAQDQCHIQLAPVPEIQAVAIKQITICTNLFPTDVYELLKDKWDDLKEVGVNDMQFEGQGPPEETEDRFSMPLIITIVCMASFLLLVAALYGCCHQRLSQRKDQQRLTEELQTVENGYHDNPTLEVMETSSEMQEKKAVNLNGELGDSWIVPLDNLTKDDLDEEEDTHL, from the exons AAGTCAAGCCTGTTGGTGAAACAGCTGCTGAAGAAAGCAAGCCAGACACACTTCCACCATCCAGTGCTCAAAGCACAGTCAAACAAAGCACAGTCCCACCATCCACCGATAAAAGTGTGACTGCATTGGAGACCAAGGGAGGCACACCCACAACGCCTAACACCTCAAGGGCAGCGCCACCCTCAGCCCAGCAAAGCACAACTGCAGCAGCCAGTGGCAAAGATGAGAAACCAGCCACAGGCAACTCTGCTGTAACTACTAAAGACTCGAAGGATTCTACAACCACACCAACCACTGTCTCGACAAAGCCTGAAACCACAAGCAGCCAGAGTGGAATTAAAAGCAATTCAGCTAAATCTGGAACCCAGAGTAGCCACAGTGTGACCACAAGCAGTGTGATCACTAAGGAAGGAAATCCGGCAGCCTCTGACCTTCCAAATGTGGGTACCACCTCAGTCATCACGCCTGCTCTTCCTTCCTTGCCCACCCCAGcaagcactcaccagcccagCACGGTCCCTGTGACTTCGGTCCCTGTGACTTCGGAGCCCGCAGGGAGCTCCTCCGAGGGACCAAACAAAATTACAGCAGCTACAAGTTTAGGCACAATGGCGGGCCCCACCTTCACGACGCAGGGGACGCTGACCACACTAA CACCATGGGTTACCTCACAAGGAACTCAACACACCTCCAGCAAGACGCCAGCTGTCACTGGCACCTCTGGGGCTCTGCAGCCTACAGGCTCTTCATCAGGACCTGGGACCACATCTCCTGCCAGGGGACCCACAAGCTCCATCACTCATTTGGAGTCAACTGCCCCCCAAGGCTCCAGTATCCCTTCTCCCACCTCAGTAATTCCAGCAGGTGTGGGACAG ATACAGTGCGATTCTCCCGAAAAGCTGAATGAGAAGATGCTCGTCCTGAACATCTCGAAAACTGATGTCTCGAAAACCAACATCTGT AATGCGACCGCTTCGAATGACAAACTGGTCACACTTTTGTGCCGAGCAGCAAAAGCCTCCTTCAACCCAGCTCAAGATCAGTGCCATATACAGCTGGCACCTGTTCCAGAAATCCAGGCAGTGGCAATCAAACAAATCACTATCTGCA cAAACCTCTTTCCCACGGACGTTTATGAATTGCTGAAAGACAAATGGGATGACCTAAAAGAG GTGGGAGTCAATGACATGCAGTTTGAGGGTCAAGGACCACCAGAAGAGACCGAGGACCGGTTCAGCATGCCCCTCATCATCACTATTGTCTGCATGGCATCCTTCTTGCTCCTGGTCGCGGCCCTTTACGGCTGCTGCCACCAGCGCCTCTCCCAGAGGAAGGACCAG CAACGACTAACAGAGGAGCTACAGACGGTGGAGAATGGTTACCACGACAATCCAACCCTGGAAGTGATGGAGACCTCATCAGAGATGCAGGAGAAAAAGGCCGTCAACCTGAATGGAGAGCTGGGGGACAGCTGGATCGTCCCTCTGGACAACCTGACCAAGGATGACCTAGATGAGGAGGAAGACACACACCTCTAA